In one Streptomyces venezuelae genomic region, the following are encoded:
- a CDS encoding FxsB family cyclophane-forming radical SAM/SPASM peptide maturase, with product MRCETAPRATPPPGEPAAAFTQFVVKLYSRCNFGCPDCYIYEHRDRGWTDQPLVMGPAVMSRLSARITEHLRRHAPERAQVVLHGGEPLLAGPAIVERFARRLRADCEGLATRVELLVQTNASRLDRTFLEIFRRHDVTVGVSVDGTPRSHDRRRPDRAGRGTYTEVARALTLLRSPRYRQLYGGLLCVVDIDADPVETYEALLEHEPPTVDLLLPHATWQFPPPRPPGADEAPYGRWLAAVFDRWFDAPRRETSLRLFDSLLDLHLGGTSTSEMWGPYGSDVVVIQPSGLIEYNDILKTVSARAARSVLHIGAHDFDHAAADPGFAAERAGLTGLCAQCRSCPVVDICGGGLRAHRHRPDNGFDNPSCFCADLRFLIDHVRKRLTHGVSTLRTHLDREGWSA from the coding sequence GTGCGGTGTGAGACCGCACCCCGCGCCACACCGCCCCCCGGCGAACCGGCGGCGGCCTTCACGCAGTTCGTGGTGAAGCTCTACAGCCGCTGCAACTTCGGGTGCCCGGACTGCTACATCTACGAGCACCGCGACCGAGGCTGGACCGACCAGCCCCTCGTCATGGGCCCCGCCGTGATGAGCCGGCTGTCCGCCAGAATCACCGAACACCTGCGCAGGCACGCCCCGGAACGGGCGCAGGTCGTCCTGCACGGAGGCGAACCCCTGCTGGCCGGGCCCGCGATCGTGGAGCGCTTCGCCCGCCGACTGCGCGCCGACTGCGAGGGCCTCGCCACCCGGGTCGAACTGCTCGTCCAGACGAACGCCTCCCGCCTCGACCGGACCTTCCTGGAGATCTTCCGCCGCCACGACGTCACCGTCGGCGTCAGCGTCGACGGCACCCCCCGCTCGCACGACCGCAGACGTCCCGACCGGGCGGGCCGGGGAACGTACACCGAAGTGGCCCGGGCGCTGACGCTGCTGCGCAGCCCGCGCTACCGGCAGCTGTACGGCGGACTGCTCTGCGTCGTGGACATCGACGCCGACCCCGTGGAGACGTACGAGGCACTCCTCGAACACGAGCCGCCCACCGTCGACCTGCTGCTCCCGCACGCCACCTGGCAGTTCCCGCCGCCCCGGCCCCCGGGCGCGGACGAGGCGCCCTACGGCCGCTGGCTCGCCGCCGTCTTCGACCGCTGGTTCGACGCCCCGCGGCGCGAGACCTCGCTGCGGCTCTTCGACTCGCTGCTCGACCTGCACCTCGGCGGCACGAGCACCAGCGAGATGTGGGGCCCCTACGGCTCGGACGTCGTGGTGATCCAGCCGTCCGGACTCATCGAGTACAACGACATCCTCAAGACGGTGAGCGCCCGCGCCGCCCGCTCCGTGCTCCACATCGGTGCCCACGACTTCGACCACGCGGCCGCAGACCCGGGATTCGCCGCCGAGCGCGCCGGGCTCACCGGACTCTGCGCGCAGTGCCGGTCCTGCCCGGTCGTCGACATCTGCGGAGGCGGGCTGCGCGCCCACCGCCACCGCCCCGACAACGGCTTCGACAACCCGTCGTGCTTCTGCGCCGACCTCCGGTTTCTCATCGACCACGTACGGAAGCGGCTCACGCACGGCGTCAGCACGTTGCGCACGCACCTTGACCGAGAGGGGTGGAGCGCATGA
- a CDS encoding toll/interleukin-1 receptor domain-containing protein, protein MDPAAFFYTSCVRADGWRALTRFHADLEYQLRIQEGFGVSGVLGAVAEPESVRESAVTRAGVMIVLYSPRYFTDRGAGLEWAVFDARMRHHEDIRGVPARGCLVPLCWKPVADEQVPEGVRTSVEGPGAFDWLRRCGLESLAAPSHAENEARYYALLEQLAKTIAEAGRTELEGLNPVDAQELDPAFGSESAAQTGQPADAEVRNWARWSEILDAGALQRRVPGSVAISYVGADQPWADWMSEVLGQRGHDVVQRRWRASRESLQDAVAQARAAAERMLVIFSRNYFAAGNTSPTEWADTFVDSPGRASQAVLVQIDAAPRPLLVRDANVVVLAGADPAEAEHLIEQVLPETPQRSADRGSGR, encoded by the coding sequence GTGGATCCAGCCGCTTTCTTCTATACGAGTTGTGTACGTGCCGATGGCTGGCGTGCGCTGACGCGCTTCCACGCCGATCTGGAGTACCAGCTGCGGATCCAGGAGGGGTTCGGCGTCAGCGGCGTCCTGGGCGCGGTCGCGGAGCCCGAGTCGGTCCGCGAGTCCGCCGTGACCAGGGCCGGAGTCATGATCGTGCTGTACTCCCCGCGGTACTTCACGGACCGCGGCGCGGGTCTCGAATGGGCGGTCTTCGACGCCCGTATGCGCCACCACGAGGACATCCGGGGCGTCCCGGCGCGCGGCTGCCTGGTCCCGCTGTGCTGGAAGCCCGTCGCCGACGAGCAGGTTCCGGAGGGCGTACGCACATCGGTGGAGGGCCCCGGAGCCTTCGACTGGCTCCGGCGGTGCGGACTGGAGTCCCTCGCGGCCCCCTCGCACGCGGAGAACGAAGCACGGTACTACGCGCTGCTCGAACAATTGGCCAAAACCATCGCCGAGGCGGGGCGTACGGAACTCGAAGGACTGAACCCGGTCGACGCCCAGGAGCTGGACCCCGCGTTCGGCAGCGAGAGCGCCGCGCAGACCGGGCAGCCCGCCGACGCAGAGGTGCGGAACTGGGCTCGCTGGTCCGAGATCCTGGACGCGGGGGCGCTGCAGCGGCGGGTGCCGGGCTCGGTCGCCATCAGCTACGTCGGCGCCGACCAGCCCTGGGCCGACTGGATGTCGGAGGTGCTCGGCCAGCGCGGGCACGACGTCGTGCAGCGCCGCTGGCGGGCCAGCCGGGAGAGCCTCCAGGACGCGGTCGCCCAGGCGCGGGCCGCCGCCGAGCGCATGCTCGTCATCTTCTCGCGCAACTACTTCGCTGCGGGGAACACGAGCCCCACCGAGTGGGCGGACACGTTCGTCGACTCCCCTGGCAGGGCTTCCCAGGCCGTCCTGGTGCAGATCGACGCGGCGCCCCGTCCGCTGCTCGTCCGTGACGCGAACGTCGTCGTCCTGGCCGGCGCGGACCCCGCGGAGGCCGAGCACCTGATCGAGCAGGTGCTCCCCGAGACCCCGCAGCGGTCGGCGGATCGTGGGAGCGGCCGGTGA
- a CDS encoding TIR domain-containing protein — translation MSPSRRPPRELPQINNLPPLPAPFVGRDEEIADAHRLLMDHRAVLVHDPEDRPHGYGTSQLAISYAHLFTQHYELMWVFDCARDPDPAGLADRVAEETERLRERFERDSGRPLDGPTAADWLYIFDNAADPDEVRQHFPEGNARILVTSRGTGAWKPDARLPVGALARADVVRLLMENMGLDKRQAARLADTFDGHPHQIVRAGEAVLSGKVTVEQVATVTEIARMAPPPPERPAPSPSLPVPHRADAPDKARTSLRSSLLRSTVCENTGSYLRWMTALRSRPAAAVLPEAACVGMDLLSMAERVDLLLDTVFEREEPGLVRALADTVAEATAAARTGRQMADSVRAIAEELAGRWQGARQAEGQAASTEQAEAPSCFFFTSWHNRDVDFDEALRFHNLLEKRVTAKLGGRVTRSGFFDKLMQHGATWEPKMIEAIRTTRLMVPLITEGYFQRDWCRREWAVMVQRMANLNAAPGREPIAILPVFWIRPLSDWQMPADFAPYQYSVHLEGRPQYEGDVFDLVADNKERELNNYVSTLAQSMVAQAGTRLPHLDRDLVKKVPLAFRDVAGGG, via the coding sequence GTGAGCCCGTCACGGCGTCCGCCCCGGGAGCTGCCGCAGATCAACAACCTCCCGCCGCTGCCGGCCCCGTTCGTCGGCAGGGACGAGGAGATCGCGGACGCGCACCGGCTGCTCATGGACCACCGCGCCGTGCTGGTGCACGACCCGGAGGACCGCCCGCACGGGTACGGGACGTCGCAGCTCGCCATCTCCTACGCGCACCTGTTCACCCAGCACTACGAACTGATGTGGGTCTTCGACTGCGCCCGTGACCCGGACCCGGCCGGGCTCGCCGACCGGGTGGCGGAGGAGACGGAGCGGCTGCGCGAGCGGTTCGAGCGAGACTCCGGGCGGCCGCTGGACGGCCCCACGGCGGCCGACTGGCTCTACATCTTCGACAACGCGGCGGACCCGGACGAGGTGCGGCAGCACTTCCCGGAGGGCAACGCGCGCATTCTGGTCACGTCGCGCGGTACCGGCGCGTGGAAGCCGGACGCCCGGCTGCCCGTGGGCGCGCTGGCCCGCGCCGACGTGGTCCGGCTCCTCATGGAGAACATGGGTCTCGACAAGCGGCAGGCCGCACGGCTCGCGGACACCTTCGACGGGCATCCGCACCAGATCGTGCGCGCCGGCGAGGCGGTCCTGTCGGGCAAGGTCACCGTGGAACAGGTCGCCACGGTGACGGAGATAGCCCGCATGGCTCCCCCGCCGCCCGAACGCCCCGCGCCGTCGCCCTCGCTTCCCGTGCCGCACCGGGCCGACGCACCCGACAAGGCGCGCACGAGTCTGCGGTCCAGCCTGCTGCGTTCCACGGTGTGCGAGAACACCGGCAGTTACCTGCGCTGGATGACGGCCCTGCGGTCGCGGCCCGCGGCGGCGGTGCTGCCCGAGGCGGCGTGCGTCGGCATGGACCTCCTGTCCATGGCGGAGCGCGTCGACCTGCTGCTCGACACCGTCTTCGAGCGGGAGGAGCCCGGGCTGGTGCGGGCGCTGGCCGACACGGTGGCGGAGGCGACCGCGGCGGCGCGGACCGGTCGTCAGATGGCCGACAGCGTACGGGCCATCGCCGAGGAACTGGCGGGGCGCTGGCAGGGGGCGCGGCAGGCGGAGGGGCAGGCGGCGTCGACGGAGCAGGCCGAGGCGCCCTCGTGCTTCTTCTTCACCAGCTGGCACAACCGGGACGTCGACTTCGACGAGGCGCTCAGGTTCCACAACCTGCTGGAGAAGCGGGTGACGGCGAAGCTCGGCGGGCGGGTGACGAGGTCCGGCTTCTTCGACAAGCTGATGCAGCACGGGGCGACGTGGGAGCCCAAGATGATCGAGGCCATCCGCACCACGCGGCTCATGGTCCCCCTGATCACGGAGGGGTACTTCCAGCGGGACTGGTGCCGTCGCGAGTGGGCCGTCATGGTGCAGCGCATGGCGAACCTCAACGCGGCCCCCGGCCGGGAGCCGATCGCCATCCTGCCGGTGTTCTGGATCAGGCCTCTCTCGGACTGGCAGATGCCGGCCGACTTCGCGCCGTACCAGTACTCGGTGCACTTGGAGGGCAGGCCGCAGTACGAGGGGGACGTGTTCGATCTGGTGGCGGACAACAAGGAGCGGGAGCTGAACAACTACGTGTCGACGCTCGCCCAGTCCATGGTCGCCCAGGCCGGCACACGCCTGCCCCACCTGGACAGGGACCTGGTGAAGAAGGTTCCGCTGGCGTTCCGCGACGTGGCCGGGGGCGGCTGA
- a CDS encoding HIT family protein, with translation MRAEHHDPDCVFCGVEAGTQPARVVATTPDTLTFLPLNPVHPGHVLVAPSRHVADIWDLDEATAAGVGKAVLRAAHAVRAVHRPEGLNVIQSSGAVATQSVFHLHVHVVPRFTGDRMPRLWPEPAETDADRLDDSARRLRAALDAPGKPFLRGEGPFLQHE, from the coding sequence ATGAGAGCCGAACACCATGACCCCGACTGCGTCTTCTGCGGGGTCGAAGCGGGGACCCAGCCCGCCCGTGTCGTCGCCACGACCCCTGACACCCTGACCTTCCTCCCCCTCAACCCGGTCCACCCGGGACACGTCCTCGTCGCGCCCAGCCGCCATGTCGCGGACATCTGGGACCTCGACGAGGCGACGGCGGCGGGCGTCGGGAAGGCGGTGCTCAGGGCCGCACACGCGGTGAGGGCGGTCCACCGCCCCGAGGGGCTGAACGTCATCCAGTCGTCCGGCGCGGTCGCCACGCAGTCCGTGTTCCACCTCCACGTCCACGTCGTACCGCGTTTTACGGGCGACAGGATGCCGCGGCTGTGGCCCGAGCCCGCCGAGACGGACGCGGACCGCCTCGACGACTCGGCGCGGCGCCTGCGGGCGGCGCTGGACGCGCCGGGGAAGCCGTTCCTACGGGGCGAGGGTCCGTTCCTACAGCACGAATAG
- a CDS encoding WD40 repeat domain-containing protein: MGAVAATLPGVASAEPAGGARDVGAGVERISVAADGAQLDRDSTGGAITTDGNRVVFSSSATNLTPGNAAGSERVYLRDEPLGQIKHVGSYPIASPVISGNGEYAAYWVLLFRDTKVKLAQWTAGSSIGLNCDALNCSQPSASGDGRYVANVATIGRPSTSQRIDVWDWQANTKQELVWFAHTAPSRPSISGDGRFVAYQDGKVKDVFVWDRDHGSTSEPIEGPSKEATIVQISEDGSKVVYLSGSDTYVHDVGSGTARRVPDVKGLAIDPTGNYLLYAPNDTTGPSLVLRDLRTDTDEVISDRPASAGVDAVSSDGRDVVFASTADDIVPGDTNGKSDVFVRRLSS; encoded by the coding sequence GTGGGGGCGGTTGCCGCGACGTTGCCCGGAGTCGCGTCGGCCGAGCCCGCGGGCGGGGCACGAGACGTCGGAGCCGGTGTCGAGCGGATCAGCGTCGCGGCCGACGGGGCTCAGTTGGACCGCGATTCCACCGGTGGCGCCATCACGACCGACGGAAACCGCGTCGTCTTCTCGTCGTCGGCGACCAACCTGACGCCCGGCAACGCCGCCGGAAGCGAACGCGTGTACCTGCGCGACGAGCCGTTGGGCCAGATCAAGCACGTGGGCAGCTACCCGATCGCCTCTCCGGTGATCAGCGGCAACGGGGAGTACGCCGCGTATTGGGTACTGCTGTTCAGGGACACCAAGGTCAAGCTGGCCCAATGGACCGCGGGCAGTTCGATCGGCCTCAACTGCGACGCGCTCAACTGCAGCCAGCCGTCGGCGAGCGGCGACGGCCGCTACGTCGCCAATGTCGCCACCATCGGCCGCCCGTCGACCAGCCAGCGCATCGACGTATGGGACTGGCAGGCCAACACCAAGCAGGAACTCGTCTGGTTCGCGCACACCGCGCCGTCCAGGCCGTCCATCAGCGGCGACGGCCGTTTCGTCGCCTACCAGGACGGCAAGGTCAAGGACGTCTTCGTGTGGGACCGGGACCACGGTTCGACCTCGGAACCGATCGAGGGTCCGTCGAAGGAGGCGACGATCGTCCAGATCAGCGAGGACGGCAGCAAGGTCGTCTATCTCTCCGGTTCCGACACCTACGTCCACGACGTCGGCTCGGGCACCGCCCGACGCGTGCCGGACGTGAAGGGCTTGGCCATCGACCCGACGGGCAACTATCTGCTGTACGCCCCGAACGACACGACCGGGCCGTCGCTCGTGCTGCGCGACCTGCGCACGGACACCGACGAGGTCATCTCGGACCGGCCCGCCTCGGCCGGGGTCGACGCGGTCAGCTCCGATGGCCGCGACGTGGTCTTCGCGTCCACGGCCGACGACATCGTGCCCGGTGACACCAACGGCAAGTCGGACGTTTTCGTCCGTCGCCTCTCCTCCTGA
- a CDS encoding MarR family winged helix-turn-helix transcriptional regulator translates to MSTKRSSAAEPQPGVAWLTADEERAWRAYRRMTTEVQAHIGQDLADLGLSEADYEVLSTLSEHADATRTLREQAAKMQWSRSRLSRHATRMEARGLIRRAPDPDDGRGCLLTLTEEGLAALRDAAPAHLASVRHHFIDLLNAEDLAALERIADKISATGGDRPGPPEAGAGA, encoded by the coding sequence ATGTCAACGAAACGGTCGAGCGCCGCGGAGCCGCAGCCCGGCGTCGCCTGGCTGACAGCCGACGAGGAACGTGCCTGGCGGGCCTACCGGCGGATGACGACCGAGGTCCAGGCGCACATCGGCCAGGACCTGGCCGACCTGGGGTTGTCCGAGGCCGACTACGAGGTGCTCAGCACGCTGTCCGAACATGCGGACGCGACCAGAACGCTGCGCGAGCAGGCCGCGAAGATGCAGTGGTCTCGCAGTCGGCTGTCCCGTCACGCCACACGCATGGAGGCCCGAGGGCTCATCCGGCGGGCGCCGGACCCCGACGACGGCCGAGGCTGTCTGCTGACCCTCACCGAGGAGGGCCTGGCCGCCCTCCGAGACGCCGCCCCTGCCCACCTCGCCTCGGTGCGCCACCACTTCATCGATCTCCTGAACGCCGAGGACCTTGCCGCACTCGAGCGCATCGCGGACAAGATCAGCGCTACAGGTGGTGACCGTCCAGGCCCACCTGAAGCCGGGGCCGGCGCCTGA
- a CDS encoding bifunctional NAD(P)H-dependent oxidoreductase/GNAT family N-acetyltransferase: MSMKRLRVLVLVCSTRPNALGPTVGTWLTTALAPTARTLDVDLASVAIGDLHLPFLDEEEHPARGVYQHEHTRRWSETVTGADGFIVVTPEYNYGMPATLKNALDYLSAEWAWKPVGFVSYGNTSAGTRAVQHAKQVTSTLRLVSVGSTVALRIAEAHRQGVFQPAAHHGQAAVDMLEELVRAGHALAPLRDLNGDGATPGPLPGSYVRRLRPDDGPHVTVLQRCCWVDEAIANDTLRLPALRETPDQVQAWLAEWHTTGLWHAGRLLGMIRTIRRGGTLHIGRLAVAPDLRGRGLGRWLLHTAETRHQGCDHLLLTTGTGSVRNLAFYQKQGYAPLPAANSGEVSLRKDLTS, translated from the coding sequence ATGTCAATGAAACGGTTGCGCGTCCTCGTCCTCGTCTGCAGCACCCGCCCCAACGCGCTCGGCCCGACTGTCGGCACGTGGCTGACCACGGCCTTGGCGCCGACCGCGCGCACACTCGATGTCGACCTCGCGTCCGTCGCGATCGGAGATCTCCACCTGCCGTTCCTCGACGAGGAGGAGCACCCGGCGCGTGGCGTCTACCAGCACGAGCACACACGGCGTTGGAGCGAGACGGTCACGGGGGCGGACGGCTTCATCGTGGTGACCCCGGAGTACAACTACGGGATGCCCGCGACGCTCAAGAACGCACTCGATTACCTCAGTGCCGAGTGGGCTTGGAAGCCGGTGGGGTTCGTCAGCTACGGCAACACCTCGGCCGGCACCCGGGCGGTCCAGCACGCCAAGCAAGTGACCAGCACGTTGCGCCTGGTCTCGGTGGGCTCGACCGTGGCCCTGCGGATCGCCGAAGCTCATCGGCAGGGCGTGTTCCAGCCTGCCGCCCACCACGGCCAGGCAGCCGTGGACATGCTGGAGGAGCTGGTACGAGCGGGGCACGCGCTGGCTCCGCTCCGTGACCTCAACGGTGACGGCGCGACTCCGGGCCCCCTGCCCGGCTCCTACGTACGACGTCTTCGCCCCGACGACGGGCCACACGTCACGGTGCTCCAGCGCTGCTGCTGGGTCGACGAGGCGATCGCGAACGACACCCTGCGTCTTCCGGCACTGCGCGAAACGCCTGACCAAGTGCAGGCATGGCTGGCCGAATGGCACACCACCGGGCTATGGCACGCCGGACGCCTTCTCGGCATGATCCGCACGATCCGCCGCGGCGGCACACTGCACATCGGACGCCTCGCCGTGGCCCCCGACCTGCGGGGACGAGGACTGGGGCGCTGGCTGCTGCACACCGCGGAAACCCGACACCAGGGGTGCGACCACCTGCTGCTGACCACCGGCACCGGCAGCGTCCGGAACCTGGCCTTCTATCAGAAGCAGGGCTATGCCCCGCTTCCCGCGGCGAACAGCGGCGAGGTCAGTCTCCGCAAAGACCTCACCTCCTGA
- a CDS encoding ArsR/SmtB family transcription factor, with the protein MAGKNRTGPEADALDLGAVFRALADEHRRSVLTELVADRGDSERGCNSFDLPISKQTQTHHFRVLREAGLIDEIDYGNRKGIRLRRADIDKRFPGLLALLGAEPPGGAAPR; encoded by the coding sequence ATGGCCGGGAAGAACCGGACGGGTCCGGAGGCCGATGCGCTCGATCTGGGCGCGGTGTTCCGCGCCCTCGCCGACGAGCACCGCCGTTCGGTGCTGACGGAGTTGGTCGCCGACCGCGGCGACAGCGAGCGGGGCTGCAACTCATTTGATCTTCCGATCTCGAAGCAGACCCAGACCCATCACTTCCGGGTCCTGCGCGAGGCGGGCCTCATTGACGAGATCGACTACGGCAACCGCAAGGGCATCCGTCTACGGCGCGCGGACATCGACAAGAGGTTCCCCGGGCTGCTCGCGCTCCTGGGAGCAGAGCCCCCGGGTGGTGCCGCCCCTCGCTGA
- a CDS encoding FAD-dependent monooxygenase, producing the protein MKKPEVLIVGAGIAGPALAYWLSRHGYRPTVVEHARQLRSGGSAIVVKGPAIPVADRMGILAELRGLATRNRSLTLLDPDGRRILRLPLTSDKAPTVEVTRADLSEVLHRSARTEAEFLFDDTITALDQDEGGVDVTFRRSAPRRFDLVVGADGMHSTVRRLAFGPEREFVSGLGLYGATVPLEPDAIEDPSEMTMLTVPNRMLVVHPSRTTPLAIFTFRAALPAPHDRKNTALHKQTVADAYADVRWRAPELVAAFLDHPAPFFDPLTTVRMPSWSRGRVVLLGDAAAATALLGDGSSMAMAGAYALAEELAAHPGDHSRAFAAYESRLRREVGPRQRRVGPLSRLLLPRTGPGLAVRNAAGRAFGRTNRIAPREAANR; encoded by the coding sequence ATGAAGAAGCCCGAGGTACTGATAGTCGGTGCCGGAATCGCAGGGCCCGCACTCGCGTACTGGCTCTCCCGGCACGGCTACCGGCCGACGGTCGTCGAACATGCCCGGCAGTTGCGCTCCGGTGGCAGCGCGATCGTCGTGAAGGGGCCCGCGATCCCGGTCGCCGACCGCATGGGCATCCTTGCGGAGCTCCGCGGGCTCGCCACCCGCAATCGGTCACTAACCCTGCTCGACCCCGACGGCAGGCGAATCCTGCGACTCCCGCTCACCTCGGACAAGGCACCGACGGTCGAGGTGACCCGAGCCGACCTCTCCGAGGTGCTCCACCGGTCGGCGCGGACCGAGGCAGAGTTCTTGTTCGACGACACGATCACCGCGCTGGACCAGGACGAAGGCGGGGTCGACGTCACCTTCCGGCGGTCCGCGCCACGGCGCTTCGACTTGGTGGTCGGTGCCGACGGAATGCACTCCACCGTGCGGCGCCTGGCATTCGGACCCGAGCGGGAGTTCGTGAGCGGTCTGGGCCTGTACGGCGCGACCGTCCCGCTGGAACCCGACGCCATCGAGGACCCGAGCGAGATGACGATGCTGACCGTGCCGAACCGGATGCTGGTCGTCCACCCCTCGCGGACCACTCCGCTCGCGATCTTCACCTTCCGGGCCGCCCTGCCGGCACCCCACGACCGCAAGAACACCGCGCTGCACAAGCAGACCGTGGCCGACGCCTACGCCGACGTGCGGTGGCGGGCACCGGAACTCGTGGCGGCGTTCCTCGACCACCCGGCCCCGTTCTTCGACCCCCTGACCACCGTCCGGATGCCCTCGTGGTCCCGCGGACGGGTCGTACTGCTCGGGGACGCGGCGGCGGCGACAGCCCTGCTGGGCGACGGGTCCAGCATGGCGATGGCGGGCGCGTACGCCCTGGCGGAAGAACTCGCCGCCCATCCCGGGGACCACTCCCGCGCCTTCGCAGCCTACGAGTCGCGGCTCCGCCGTGAGGTAGGACCGCGGCAGCGACGCGTCGGTCCGCTCTCCAGGCTCCTGCTGCCCCGCACCGGGCCGGGCCTCGCGGTGCGCAACGCGGCAGGCCGCGCGTTCGGTCGTACGAACCGGATCGCCCCTCGCGAAGCCGCGAACCGGTAG
- a CDS encoding M24 family metallopeptidase, producing the protein MEDSRTEVTETDRVAGLVAAQENAIALFAEVEAREIVAPGVGEREASDRIRDLANEMFGTTKHWHKRIIRSGPNTLAPYRDNPPDRVIAEDDVAFADFGPIFEEYEADFGRTYVFGQDPGKRRLLEDLPAVFDAGRAVFAADPDITGRQLYTAVEELAARRGWEIGIWHAGHLVGEFPHETIDGMKAESYITPDNDTPLRRTDRLGRTCHWILELHFVDRGRGYGGFYEQLLDLA; encoded by the coding sequence GTGGAGGACAGTCGCACCGAGGTGACGGAGACGGACCGTGTGGCCGGTCTCGTGGCCGCGCAGGAGAACGCGATCGCTCTGTTCGCCGAGGTCGAGGCCCGCGAAATCGTCGCGCCCGGCGTCGGCGAGCGCGAGGCGAGCGACCGCATCCGTGACCTGGCCAACGAGATGTTCGGCACGACCAAGCACTGGCACAAACGCATCATCCGCTCCGGGCCCAACACCCTCGCCCCCTACCGGGACAATCCGCCGGACCGCGTGATCGCCGAGGACGACGTGGCCTTCGCGGACTTCGGGCCGATCTTCGAGGAGTACGAGGCGGACTTCGGCCGGACCTACGTCTTCGGGCAGGACCCCGGCAAGCGCCGCCTGCTGGAGGACCTGCCGGCCGTCTTCGACGCCGGTCGCGCCGTGTTCGCCGCCGACCCGGACATCACCGGCCGGCAGTTGTACACGGCGGTGGAGGAACTCGCGGCGCGCAGGGGCTGGGAGATCGGCATCTGGCACGCGGGGCATCTGGTCGGCGAGTTCCCGCACGAGACGATCGACGGGATGAAGGCGGAGTCGTACATCACCCCGGACAACGACACTCCGCTGCGTCGCACGGACCGGCTCGGCCGGACCTGCCACTGGATCCTGGAGCTGCACTTCGTGGACCGCGGCCGCGGATACGGCGGCTTCTACGAGCAGTTGCTCGACCTGGCCTGA
- a CDS encoding TetR/AcrR family transcriptional regulator: MPDSRPGSGQLAPPRARPRRSDAEGNRARIVESARTALTSAPDTPLHAIAKAAGVGQGTMYRHFPSREALLLAVYRTDVEALIAAAARLLAEHEPLEALRLWLTRLAAYGHGDRGASQAMEAATRPDLRSHFHPPVAAALDQLLTACGDAQQVRPGTDADEVLLLVSFLWKAGSGPDRQGRTERLLRIVIDGLRPFE; the protein is encoded by the coding sequence GTGCCCGATTCCCGTCCCGGCAGCGGCCAGTTGGCGCCACCCCGAGCGCGCCCGAGACGCTCGGACGCCGAGGGCAACCGGGCCCGCATCGTCGAGAGCGCCCGGACGGCGTTGACCAGCGCGCCGGACACGCCCCTGCACGCGATCGCGAAAGCGGCCGGTGTGGGCCAGGGGACCATGTACCGGCACTTCCCCAGCCGCGAGGCACTGCTCCTCGCCGTCTACCGGACTGACGTCGAAGCACTCATCGCGGCTGCGGCACGCCTGCTCGCCGAACACGAGCCTCTGGAAGCGCTGCGTCTCTGGCTCACCCGTCTCGCCGCCTACGGCCACGGCGATCGCGGGGCGTCCCAGGCCATGGAGGCCGCGACGCGCCCCGATCTCCGGAGCCACTTCCACCCACCGGTCGCCGCGGCCCTGGACCAGCTCCTCACCGCCTGCGGTGACGCGCAACAGGTGAGGCCGGGAACCGATGCCGATGAGGTCCTGCTGCTCGTGTCGTTCCTGTGGAAGGCCGGCAGCGGTCCTGACCGGCAGGGGCGCACCGAACGCCTGCTTCGCATCGTCATCGACGGGCTGCGCCCCTTTGAGTGA